Proteins found in one Amblyraja radiata isolate CabotCenter1 unplaced genomic scaffold, sAmbRad1.1.pri S89, whole genome shotgun sequence genomic segment:
- the LOC116969598 gene encoding oocyte zinc finger protein XlCOF6-like, translated as MTSRRGPRWSRSALDGSYITTIGVDFKVQTVDVNGEKVKLQIRTITWLRSRCRGWRDEDVSGPDLLGVRAELRAAELRWRTTWRDTTRRSVMSVTCVARPTGERPFDCLECGKSFTCYDKLQQHNRVDSGERPFTCFDCGKSFKTADVLKIHRRVHTGEKPHGCSTCGKSFAQLSALWDHRRVHSNERPFTCSNCGKGFKSSIHLKIHQRTHTGERPYTCAQCGKGFTRSSTLLLHQRTHTGERPYTLHPVRQGLHPLQHPAATTSAPHTGERPYTCIQCGKGFTCPSNLLSHQRTHTGERPYTCIQCGKDFTRASNLLVHQHTHTGERPYTCAQCGKGFTHSSTLLVHQHTHTGERPYTCTQCGKGFTRSNNLLKHQRTHTGERPYTCIQCGKGFTHSSNLLMHQRTHTGERPYTCTQCGKGFTRSTSLQSHQRVHAVDRPVPSPVCGERFTMASHALSHQRVHTSGQPYDCLYCGEEFDSSRGLRQHRRTHAGEQLPWYQTKWD; from the exons GGCTTAGGAGCCGGTGCCGTGGATGGAGAGACGAGGACGTGAGCGGCCccgatctgctcggtgtgcgggctgagcttcgagctgCTGAGctgcgatggaggaccacatggcgggacacaacaaggagaagcgttatgagtgtgacgtgtgtggccaGGCCT acgggagaacgccccttcgactgcttggagtgcggcaagagcttcacctgcTATGACAagctgcagcagcacaaccgcgtggactccggcgagaggcccttcacctgcttcgactgcggcaagagcttcaagacggcggaTGTGCTGAAGatacaccggcgggtgcacacaggcgagaagccccatggctgctccacctgcggcaagagtttTGCCCAGTTGTCGGCGTTGTGGgatcaccggcgggtgcacagcaatgagcggcccttcacctgctccaactgcggcaaaggcttcaagtcatcCATCCACCTGAAGATTCACCAGCGCactcacaccggcgagcgtccctacacctgtgcccagtgcggcaagggcttcacccgctccagcaccctgctgttgcaccagcgcacccacactggcgagcggccATACACCCtgcatccagtgcggcaagggcttcacccgctccagcaccCTGCTGCAACAACCAGCGcaccccacactggcgagcggccatacacctgcatccagtgcggcaagggcttcacctgccccagcaacctgctgtcccaccagcgcacccatactggcgagcgtccctacacctgcatccagtgcggcaaggacttcacccgCGCCAGCAACCTACTggtgcaccagcacacccacaccggcgagcgcccctacacctgcgcacaGTGCggaaagggcttcacccactccagcaccctgctggtgcaccagcacacccacactggcgaacgcccctacacctgcacccagtgcggcaagggcttcacccgctccaacaacctgctgaagcaccagcgcacccacaccggtgaacggccctacacctgcatccagtgcggcaagggcttcacccactccagcaacctactgatgcaccagcgcacccacaccggcgagcgtccctacacctgcacacagtgtggcaagggcttcacccgctccacctctctgcagtcccaccagcgggtgcacgccgtcgaccgtcccgtccccagcccggtgtgcggAGAGCGCTTCACCATGGCCTCacatgccctgtctcaccagcgcgtgcacaccagtggccagccctacgactgcctgtactgcggtgaggagtttgacagctcgcgggggttgcggcagcaccggcggacccacgccggcgagcagctgc CTTGgtaccagaccaagtgggactaG